In Bacillota bacterium, one DNA window encodes the following:
- a CDS encoding DUF4277 domain-containing protein: MRSLIPKFKILSAGAAPLVAAFCREIKLRDIIDDMVTWDPKQCRLSPGTLIEALVINVLVARKPLYRVEEFYREMNLSVLFGEGITADAFNDDALGRALTKLAKAHPNRVYLALALSAIKVHRIETRAVHAD, encoded by the coding sequence ATGAGAAGCCTGATACCCAAATTCAAGATCTTGAGTGCCGGTGCTGCCCCTCTGGTTGCAGCCTTTTGCCGGGAAATTAAACTCAGGGATATCATCGATGACATGGTTACCTGGGACCCTAAACAGTGCCGGCTGTCTCCAGGTACATTGATTGAGGCGCTCGTTATCAATGTCCTGGTAGCCAGAAAACCGCTCTACCGGGTGGAAGAATTCTACCGTGAAATGAACCTCAGCGTGCTCTTCGGGGAAGGGATAACCGCCGATGCGTTTAATGATGATGCCCTGGGCAGAGCCCTTACCAAACTGGCCAAAGCCCATCCCAACCGGGTTTACCTGGCTCTGGCCTTATCGGCCATCAAAGTGCACCGGATTGAAACCCGAGCTGTTCATGCCGAT